The following coding sequences lie in one Cygnus olor isolate bCygOlo1 chromosome 8, bCygOlo1.pri.v2, whole genome shotgun sequence genomic window:
- the SPATA6 gene encoding spermatogenesis-associated protein 6 isoform X4, with product MARRALRCVLRLEIRAITCPGVQLKDKEELYLSVSLLGQYKKTRCVPAAFPLFFQEKLVFEKTFADIVDPADLVKLLELDMAVLELIQLVPPVGEILATYEENTRDFLFPDPKLTHWHHGLDREILMKRSSSFTGIAPKLRFSTSSLITESLLSSGRSHIQDDLNWVHHSTPNGKLQTKLPKKITLSPEKSRHSIVTKNYEQPTVASKSRSPSPYTKRRMCELSEEARQRLAHLNFGPYEFRRETDKPPFVVRRVEQPSPGIELHAWCTLRESTMGAWSKVTHDPSLLGSYKPKRAKAKSTHGKDWNSSSDVCIENVISGPPNGRSHSAGSLVHSAPSAFRKHSPSSVLNRSSLRESGVLSNCEAGTTVLH from the exons atGGCACGGAGGGCGCTGCGCTGCGTCCTGCGGCTGGAGATCCGCGCG ATAACTTGCCCCGGAGTGCAGCTGAAAGACAAAGAGGAACTCTATCTCAGTGTCTCTCTGCTTGGGCAGTACAAAAAAACTCGGTGCGTCCCTGCAgcatttccacttttctttcaagaaaaactAGTGTTCGAAAAG acatTTGCTGATATAGTTGATCCTGCAGACCTTGTGAAGTTACTGGAAC tTGACATGGCAGTACTTGAACTAATACAGCTGGTTCCTCCAG taggAGAAATTCTAGCCActtatgaagaaaatacaagagatTTCCTGTTCCCTGACCCTAAGCTTACCCATTGGCACCATGGTTTAGATCGTGAGATTTTAATGAAGAGGTCCTCTTCTTTTACA GGAATTGCACCAAAATTGAGATTTTCCACGAGCTCCCTTATTACAGAAAGTCTGTTAAGCTCAGGAAGGAGTCACATACAG gaTGATTTGAATTGGGTACATCACTCAACCCCAAATGGAAAATTGCAAACAAAGTTACCAAAGAAAATCACACTTTCACCTGAGAAAAGCAGGCACAGCATAGTGACAAAGAACTACGAGCAGCCTACAGTAGCGTCTAAGTCACGTTCTCCATCTCCATACACAAAAAGACGAATGTGTGAGCTATCAGAAGAAGCCAGGCAACGACTGGCCCATTTAAACTTTGGTCCTTATGaattcagaagagaaactgatAAACCTCCATTTGTAGTTAGACGG GTAGAACAACCAAGTCCTGGTATTGAACTTCATGCCTGGTGTACCCTGCGAGAAAGCACAATGGGAGCCTGGTCCAAGGTAACGCATG atccttctcttctcGGCAGCTACAAACCCAAGAGAGCCAAA GCAAAATCTACTCATGGAAAAGACTGGAACAGCTCATCTGATGTTTGTATTGAGAATGTGATCTCTGGTCCACCTAACGGACGGTCCCATTCTGCTGGTTCATTAGTGCATTCAGCACCTTCAGCATTTCGGAAGCATTCTCCAAGTTCAGTGCTAAATCGATCTTCTCTAAGGGAAAG